In the genome of Mixta calida, the window TAATCACCGTTCAGGCCGGCGCTGATGGCGCTCTCCCGCAGCGGCGTCGCGCCGGTAATGCCGCCGACGCCCTGCTCGGTAACGGTCAGCGACGCCCCGAACCAGTTGCCCGGCCACAGAGAGGACCAGGACCAGTCGAGCGGATTCCACCAGCTCGATTCACTGTGCTGCGTGCCGCTGCTGGCGCAGCCTGCCAGTAATAAAGTCGCGACAATAAATGCCGGGCGTAGAGATTTCATATCAACTCCTGAAGTGGTTACGCGACGTTCGCCAGTGAAGTTGGAGTCGCATACGCGCAAAAAGTTTTATTCGGCGCGATTCAGCTCTCTGTCGAAACAGGCCTTCAGGCGCGCGCTGAAAAGCAGCCAGCAGAGCGCCAGCAGATCGAACAGCGCGGGCAGCCAGAGCGCCGGCGTGGAGAAATCCCCTTCCTGGCCGCTCTGCCAGAGCGTCAGCGCCAGGCTCAGCAGCAGGCTGGCGCACAGTACCCAGCGCCAGGCATGCCAGAGCCGCGGCCAGCGCTGCCGGTAGCCGGTCAGCAGCAGCCCAAGGGCGGCGGGCACGCCCAGCCCTAAGCCGAGCCAGAAAGTATCGCTGTCGGGATAGAAGAGGGCCAGCAGATCGCTGCCCTGCTGGCGCGAGGCGCCTGCCATCACAAACAACACCCAGGTGCGCGCCTGCAACAGCAGAATAAGCCAAAAGGCCAGCGGCAGGCGCAGCTGGCCTTTATGGTCGTAATCGTCGGGCAAGAAAGGCGTCATAGATAAGCAAAGCGGCCGCAGCGCGATGGCCCGAGCCGATTAATACTCACGATCTTCAATCAGGCGTTTGCCCAGGCAGACCGCATCCTGCATGTCGTAATCCAGCTTTTCGTAAAAGCCGATCACGGCGTCATTTTCTTCGCGCACGATCAGGTTGATTTTAGGGCAGCCGCGTGCGATCAGCTTTTTCTCAAGGCGGTTGAGCAGCGCATTCGCGAAGCCGCGTCCGCGATAGTCAGGATGCACGCCCAGGTAATAGACGGAACCGCGGTGGCCGTCGTAGCCGCCCATTAAGGTGCCGACGATTTCGCCGCCGACCACCGCCACCAGAAACAGATCGGGATCGTGATTTAATTTACGTTCGATATCCATTTCCGGATCGTTCCACGGTCTTAACAGATCGCAACGTTCCCAAAGCGTAATGACTTCCTCGAAGTCTTCCTGGCGGAATGCGCGGATTTCCATGAAATTATCTCAGATGTTACTCACAATTCGTTGATTATCACGCATTCTTTTCCCGGCGCAACCCTCGCGGCGCGCCTGCCGGGAAAAAAAATCGTGCCTGCTGGGTATTTGGCTGAAATAAATAGCAAAAGCCTGAAACAGCTTCCCTGTCGAAACGCGATCGCCCGTTAGGTTATAACATCTTTTTATCTATGGACGCCGCCATGAAAAATGATCTGCCCCCCAACACACGACGCCAGCTTCTGCTTTCCGGCCTCGCCCTGGCGCTGTTGCCGACCACGCGCGCGCTGGCGAAAACCGAACGCGCCAGCCTGTCCGCCGCGCGGCCGCAACGCCCCGCCAACGGCAAAAAAATCGTGATGCTCGATCCGGGTCATGGCGGCATCGATTCCGGCGCGGTGGGTGAAGAAGGCAGTGAAGAAAAACATATCGTGCTGGAGATCGCGCATAACATCCGCCAGATCCTGAGCCAGCATAACGGCATCGAGGCGCGCCTGACGCGCGAAAGCGACCACTTCATTCCGCTGGCGCAGCGGGTAGAGATCGCTCACCAGCACGGCGCCGATCTGTTTATGTCGATTCACGCCGACGGCTTTACCAGCCCCAGCGCCAACGGCGCGTCGGTTTTCGCCCTGTCGAATCGCGGCGCCAGCAGCGCGATGGCGCGCTACCTGTCGGAAAAAGAGAACGCCGCCGATAAGGTCGGCGGCATCAAGACGCAGAGCGATAATCCCTTGCTACAGCAGGTGCTGTTCGACCTGGTGCAAACGGATACGATTAAAAACAGCCTGACGCTCGGCAGCCATATCCTCAAGCAGATCCGTCCGGTGCATCATCTGCACAGCCAGCATACCGAACAGGCCGCCTTCGCCGTGCTGAAGTCGCCGTCGATTCCCTCAGTGCTGGTAGAAACCTCTTTTATTACCAACCCGGAAGAGGAGCGGCTGTTGGGCACCACCGCCTTCCGGCAGAAAATCGCCGGCGCCATTGCCGACGGCATCGTCAGCTTTTTTAACGAATTTGACCGCCACAATCATCGCCCCGGTTAGGTATACTCCTCACACTGACGCAAAAGGGCCGCACGGCCCTTTTTTACAACACAGTGAAGCGAATATGAATGCTCCCAATATCGAACAGGTAAAAGCCTTTTTGCTGACGCTCCAGGATGAGATCTGTCAGCAGCTGGAACTGGCGGACGGCGCCGGTCAATTCCAGGAAGACAGCTGGACGCGTCCCGGCGGCGGCGGCGGACGCAGCCGCGTGCTGCGTCAGGGCGCGGTCTTTGAACAGGCCGGGGTCAACTTCTCCCACGTCCATGGCGACCAGATGCCCGCCTCCGCCACCGCGCACCGCCCTGAGCTGGCGGGACGCAGCTTTGAGGCGCTGGGCGTTTCGCTGGTGATCCACCCGGAAAACCCTTATATCCCCACCAGCCACGCCAACGTGCGCTTTTTTATCGCGGAAAAACCGGGCGCCGATCCGGTCTGGTGGTTTGGCGGCGGCTTCGACCTGACGCCGTTCTACGGCTTTGAAGAGGATGCGATTCACTGGCATCAGACCGCTGCCGATCTCTGCCGACCGTTCGGCGCGGAGGTCTATCCGCGCTATAAAAAATGGTGCGATGACTACTTCTTCCTGAAACACCGCGGCGAACAGCGCGGCATCGGCGGCCTCTTTTTCGACGACCTGAACACCCCTGATTTCGAGCGCTGCTTCGCCTTTACCCGCGCGGTCGGCCAGGGTTTCCTGGATGGCTATCTGCCCATCGTGCAGCGTCGTAAAGGCATCCCGTGGGGCGAGCGCGAGCGTCAGTTCCAGCTCTATCGCCGCGGGCGCTACGTGGAATTTAATCTGGTATGGGATCGCGGCACGCTGTTTGGCCTGCAAACCGGCGGACGCACCGAGTCGATTTTGATGTCGATGCCGCCGCTGGTGCGCTGGGAATATGACTATCAGCCGGAGCCGGGTTCGCCGGAAGCGGCGCTCTACACTGACTTTCTGCCGGTGAAAGCGTGGCTGCAAAATTAACGCCCGAAATGAATAACGGGGCCGGTTGTCACACGGCAAAGCGTCCCTGATGACAATCCGTCCCGCGCCGCTTATGACGCGGGACGCTTTTCTCAATCTTCTGGTTACAGCGGCTGCGTCTGCGCCTCCACTACCGCCAGCGCCACCATATTGACAATGCGCCGCACCGACGAGATCGGCGTCAGCACATGCACAGGCCTGGCGATGCCCATTAGCACCGGGCCGACGGTGACGCCCTCCGAACAGGAGACGCGCAGTAGGTTGTAACTAATCCGCGCCGCCTCGACGTTAGGCATAATCAGCACGTTAGCGGAGCCTTTCAGCGGGCTGTCGGGCATCAGATCCTGACGGATGCTCTCCACCAGCGCGGCGTCGCCGTGCATCTCGCCATCGATCTCCAGTTCCGGCGCGCGCGCCTTCACCAGTTCAAGCGTGTCGCGCATTTTGCGCGCCGCCGGTGCGTCCGACGCGCCGAAACTGGAGTGCGACAGCAGCGCCACCTTCGGCTCGATGCCGAAGCGTCTCACCGTTTCCGCCGCCATAATGGTCAGCTCCGCCAGTTGCTCCGGCGACGGATCTTCGTTGACATAGGTATCGGCGATAAAGGTGTTGCCGCTCGGCAGCAGCAGCGCGTTCATCGCGCCCGCGACGTTAATGCCCGGCCGGAAGCCGAACACCCGCTCAAGGATCGTGTAGTGTTCTTTATAATCGCCGATGGTGCCGCAGATCATCGCGTCCGCCTCGCCGCGATGCACCATAATCGCGCCGATCAGCGTAGGATTGCCGATTACCGCGCGCTGCGCCTGCTCCGGCGAAACGCCGCGCCGCTTCATCATCTGGTAATACTCACTCCAGTAGGCTTTAAAACGCGGATCGGATTCATTGTTCACCACGTCGAAATCTTTGCCCGCCTCGATTTTCAGCCCCAGCTTTTGCAGGCGCATGGCGATCACATTCGGGCGGCCAATCAGGATCGGCTTCGCCAGCCCGAGCGAAACCAGCTCCTGCGTGGCGTGCAGCACGCGCGCCTCCTCCCCTTCCGCCAGCACTACCCGCTTCGGCTCTTTGCGCGCCTGGGCGAACACCGGCTTCATAAAGAGGTTGGTTTTATAGACAAACTCGGTCAGCTTTTCGCGGTAGGCATCGAAATCGGCGATAGGACGCGTCGCCACGCCCGACGCCATCGCCGCCTTCGCCACCGCCGGCGCGATCTGGACGATCAGTCGCGGGTCGAAGGGTTTGGGAATCAGATAGTCGGGGCCAAAAGAGAGTTCTTCATCGCCGTAGGCGGAGGCGACCACGTCGCTCTGCTCCGCCAGCGCCAGTTCAGCGATGGCGTGCACCGCCGCCAGCTTCATCTGTTCGTTGATCGCCGTCGCCCCGACATCCAGCGCGCCGCGGAAGATAAACGGGAAGCAGAGCACATTGTTCACCTGGTTAGGGTAATCGGAACGGCCTGTGCAGATAATCGCATCCGGGCGCACCGACTTTGCCAGCGGCGGCAGGATCTCCGGCTCCGGGTTAGCCAGCGCCAGAATCAGCGGATTGGGCGCCATGCTTTTCACCATCTCCGGCGTCAGCACCTTCGGGCCGGAACAGCCGAGGAAAATATCCGCGCCGACAATCGCCTCCGCCAGCTGACGCATGCCGTTATCGGGAATGGCGTAAGCGGCTTTGGTTTCAGCCATCTGCGCATCGCGCCCCTGCCAGATCACCCCTTTCGAATCGCAGACGATGATATTGTGTTTCTGCATCCCCAGCTCTACCAGCAGGTTCATGCAGGCGATAGCGGAAGCGCCTGCGCCGGAAACCACCAACCGCACGTCGGAAATGGTCTTTTGCACGATACGCAGACCGTTCAGCACTGCGGCGGTACAGATAATCGCGGTGCCGTGCTGGTCGTCATGGAACACCGGAATTTTCATCCGCTCGCGCAGCGCTTTTTCAATATAGAAGCACTCCGGCGCTTTGATATCCTCCAGGTTGATGCCGCCGAAGGTTGGCTCCAGCGCGGCGATCACTTCGATAAGGCGGTCGGGGTCCTGCTCGTCGACTTCAATATCAAACACGTCGATGCCGGCGAATTTTTTAAACAGTACGCCCTTGCCCTCCATTACCGGCTTGCCCGCCAGCGCGCCGATATTGCCCAGCCCCAGCACGGCGGTGCCGTTGGAGATCACGCCCACCAGATTGCCGCGCGCGGTGTACTTATGCGCGGCCAGCGGATCCTCAGCGATTTCCAGGCACGGCGCGGCCACGCCCGGCGAATAGGCCAGCGCCAGATCGCGCTGCGTCGCCAGCGGTTTGGTGGGAGAGACCTGAATTTTCCCTGGCTGTGGATACTGGTGAAAATCGAGCGCGCTCTGCTTCAGTTGATCGTCCATCGGCGGTTCCTTCGATTGATAACGTGAGTAAGGCATGAGCTGAGCAGTATAGAAGCGCGCTGCTACGGAAAAACTTGAGGTGCACCAAAGAATTGCCATCGGCGCATCGGCGTCCTTCAGGCTTGCCCGGCGGCGGATACGATATTTTGCACATCTGCTATGCTTTTTAATGGTCCGCATACGCTGTGACGACCGCGCCGCCGAAAACGGCTCCGGGCGCGGCGGCGGCGCTATTTTCCGCTGGCGCGCACAAGGCGCGTCGGCCAGAGAGGCACAAGTCATCAAGTCCATGCGTTATTCACATGGCATCCTGCCTGAAGACGTCGCGGCAACGGCATGGCGTTAAGGCCGCGCGGCGGCTGGCCTGGGCCTCGCTATTGAATGAGCCCATTGCAACAATCAGAGAAAACGCATTTCCACACGGGAGCGGCTGGTGCAATGTGGGTCGTCTGTAACAAAGGACAGCGTTCACCGGGCGCGCCGCATCGCCGTCGGGAACCTCGTTTACTTTCGTATTACCCTTTGGGTATCAAGGAGATAAGAGATGAATCAGCTAGACGCACTGAAACAGTTTACGACAGTCGTGGCGGACAGCGGCGATATTGAATCGATTCGCAACTACCACCCTGAAGACGCTACCACCAACCCGTCTCTGATCCTGAAAGCCGCCGGGCTCGAATCCTACAAGCACCTGATTGACGACGCGATTGAATACGCGAAAAAACAGGGCGGCAGCAAAGAAACGCAGATCATCAACGCCAGCGATAAAGTGGCGGTTAACCTCGGCATGGAAATCCTGAAAAGCGTGCCGGGCCGTGTTTCGACCGAAGTGGATGCGCGCCTCTCCTTCGATCGTGGCATGTGTGTGACCAAAGCGGAAAAACTGGTGCGGATGTATGAGGATCACGGCATCGATCGCTCTCGCATCTTAATCAAGCTCGCCTCCACCTGGGAAGGCATTCGCGCGGCGGAAGAACTGGAAAAAAACGGCATCAACTGTAACCTGACGCTGCTGTTTTCCTTCGCCCAGGCGCGCGCCTGCGCTGAAGCGGGCGTGTTCCTGATTTCGCCGTTCGTTGGCCGCATCTATGACTGGTATAACACCCGTCAACCGATGGACCCGTACAACGTCGAGGAAGATCCGGGCGTGAAATCAGTACGCAACATCTATGACTACTATAAGTCGCACCGCTACAAAACCATCATCATGGGCGCCAGCTTCCGTAAAACCGAGCAGATCCTTGCGCTGGCAGGCTGCGACCGCCTGACCATTTCGCCGAACCTGCTACAGGAGCTGCAATCGAGCGATGCGCCGGTTGAGCGTAAGCTCACGCCGTCGACCGAAGGTTTCCACGAGCCGTCTCCGCTGACCGAAGCGGAGTTCCGCTGGGAACATAACCAGGATCCGATGGCGGTTGAGAAGCTGTCAGAAGGCATCCGCCAGTTCGCTGCCGATCAGCTGAAACTGGAAGAGACGCTGGCCGCACGGCTGTAATCGTCGCTAACGATAATGACTCAGGGGCGAATTTTTCGCCCCGTTTTCATCCCCTCTTTATCTTCTTCAAGGGAGAACAACATGTCCTCACGTAGAGAACTGGCGAATGCGATTCGTGCGCTAAGCATGGACGCGGTGCAAAAAGCAAAATCGGGTCATCCGGGCGCGCCGATGGGCATGGCGGACATCGCTGAAGTGCTGTGGCGTGATTTCCTCAAGCACAATCCGACCAACCCGGCCTGGGCCGATCGCGACCGTTTTATTCTCTCTAACGGCCATGGTTCAATGCTGCTCTATAGCCTGCTGCACCTGTCCGGCTACGATCTGCCGATTGAAGAACTGAAAAACTTCCGTCAGCTGCACTCGAAAACGCCGGGACACCCGGAGATCGGCTATACCCCAGGCGTGGAAACCACCACCGGTCCGCTGGGCCAGGGCCTGGCGAATGCCGTCGGCCTGGCGATCGCCGAGCGCACGCTGGCGGCGCAGTTCAACCGCCCTGACCACGAGATTATCGATCACAATACCTGGGTCTTTATGGGCGACGGCTGCCTGATGGAAGGCATCTCGCATGAAGTTTGCTCGCTGGCCGGCACGCTGGGCCTCGGTAAGCTGATCGGCTTCTACGATCACAACGGCATCTCCATCGACGGCGAAACCGAAGGCTGGTTCACCGACGATACCGCGAAGCGCTTTGAAGCCTATAACTGGCATGTGGTAGGCGAAATCGACGGCCACGACCCGGAAGCGATCGCCGCCGCGATCAAAGAAGCGCAGAGCGTTACCGACAAACCGTCGCTGATTATCTGCCGCACCATCATCGGCTTCGGCTCGCCGAACAAGGCGGGTAAAGAAGAAGCGCACGGCGCGCCGCTGGGCGATGATGAAATCGCGCTGACGCGCAAACAGCTGGGCTGGAACTACGGTCCGTTCGAAATCCCGCAGGAAATTTATCAGCAGTGGGATGCGAAACAGGCGGGCCAGGAACGGGAAAAAGCCTGGAATGAAAAATTCGCTGCCTATAAAGCCGCTTACCCGGAGCTGGCTGCGGAATATACGCGCCGCATGACCGGCGGCATGCCGGAAAACTGGCAGCAGGAGACCCAGAAA includes:
- the amiA gene encoding N-acetylmuramoyl-L-alanine amidase AmiA — protein: MKNDLPPNTRRQLLLSGLALALLPTTRALAKTERASLSAARPQRPANGKKIVMLDPGHGGIDSGAVGEEGSEEKHIVLEIAHNIRQILSQHNGIEARLTRESDHFIPLAQRVEIAHQHGADLFMSIHADGFTSPSANGASVFALSNRGASSAMARYLSEKENAADKVGGIKTQSDNPLLQQVLFDLVQTDTIKNSLTLGSHILKQIRPVHHLHSQHTEQAAFAVLKSPSIPSVLVETSFITNPEEERLLGTTAFRQKIAGAIADGIVSFFNEFDRHNHRPG
- the tal gene encoding transaldolase; this translates as MNQLDALKQFTTVVADSGDIESIRNYHPEDATTNPSLILKAAGLESYKHLIDDAIEYAKKQGGSKETQIINASDKVAVNLGMEILKSVPGRVSTEVDARLSFDRGMCVTKAEKLVRMYEDHGIDRSRILIKLASTWEGIRAAEELEKNGINCNLTLLFSFAQARACAEAGVFLISPFVGRIYDWYNTRQPMDPYNVEEDPGVKSVRNIYDYYKSHRYKTIIMGASFRKTEQILALAGCDRLTISPNLLQELQSSDAPVERKLTPSTEGFHEPSPLTEAEFRWEHNQDPMAVEKLSEGIRQFAADQLKLEETLAARL
- the maeB gene encoding NADP-dependent oxaloacetate-decarboxylating malate dehydrogenase is translated as MDDQLKQSALDFHQYPQPGKIQVSPTKPLATQRDLALAYSPGVAAPCLEIAEDPLAAHKYTARGNLVGVISNGTAVLGLGNIGALAGKPVMEGKGVLFKKFAGIDVFDIEVDEQDPDRLIEVIAALEPTFGGINLEDIKAPECFYIEKALRERMKIPVFHDDQHGTAIICTAAVLNGLRIVQKTISDVRLVVSGAGASAIACMNLLVELGMQKHNIIVCDSKGVIWQGRDAQMAETKAAYAIPDNGMRQLAEAIVGADIFLGCSGPKVLTPEMVKSMAPNPLILALANPEPEILPPLAKSVRPDAIICTGRSDYPNQVNNVLCFPFIFRGALDVGATAINEQMKLAAVHAIAELALAEQSDVVASAYGDEELSFGPDYLIPKPFDPRLIVQIAPAVAKAAMASGVATRPIADFDAYREKLTEFVYKTNLFMKPVFAQARKEPKRVVLAEGEEARVLHATQELVSLGLAKPILIGRPNVIAMRLQKLGLKIEAGKDFDVVNNESDPRFKAYWSEYYQMMKRRGVSPEQAQRAVIGNPTLIGAIMVHRGEADAMICGTIGDYKEHYTILERVFGFRPGINVAGAMNALLLPSGNTFIADTYVNEDPSPEQLAELTIMAAETVRRFGIEPKVALLSHSSFGASDAPAARKMRDTLELVKARAPELEIDGEMHGDAALVESIRQDLMPDSPLKGSANVLIMPNVEAARISYNLLRVSCSEGVTVGPVLMGIARPVHVLTPISSVRRIVNMVALAVVEAQTQPL
- the tkt gene encoding transketolase, giving the protein MSSRRELANAIRALSMDAVQKAKSGHPGAPMGMADIAEVLWRDFLKHNPTNPAWADRDRFILSNGHGSMLLYSLLHLSGYDLPIEELKNFRQLHSKTPGHPEIGYTPGVETTTGPLGQGLANAVGLAIAERTLAAQFNRPDHEIIDHNTWVFMGDGCLMEGISHEVCSLAGTLGLGKLIGFYDHNGISIDGETEGWFTDDTAKRFEAYNWHVVGEIDGHDPEAIAAAIKEAQSVTDKPSLIICRTIIGFGSPNKAGKEEAHGAPLGDDEIALTRKQLGWNYGPFEIPQEIYQQWDAKQAGQEREKAWNEKFAAYKAAYPELAAEYTRRMTGGMPENWQQETQKFIEQLQANANKIASRKASQNALEAYGKLLPEFLGGSADLAPSNLTIWSGSKSIKDDPAGNYIHYGVREFGMTAIANGIAHHGGFVPYTATFLMFVEYARNAARMAALMKARQIMVYTHDSIGLGEDGPTHQPVEQLASLRLTPNMSTWRPCDQVETAVAWKHAIERHNGPTALILSRQNLMQPERTPQQLADISRGGYILRDSEGAPEVILIATGSEVEITLGAAEKLTRAGHKVRVVSMPSTDLFDKQDAAYRESVLPSTVTARVAVEAGIADYWYKYVGLNGAIVGMTTFGESAPADKLFAEFGFTVENIVSHAEALLKPH
- a CDS encoding GNAT family acetyltransferase, with product MEIRAFRQEDFEEVITLWERCDLLRPWNDPEMDIERKLNHDPDLFLVAVVGGEIVGTLMGGYDGHRGSVYYLGVHPDYRGRGFANALLNRLEKKLIARGCPKINLIVREENDAVIGFYEKLDYDMQDAVCLGKRLIEDREY
- the hemF gene encoding oxygen-dependent coproporphyrinogen oxidase — encoded protein: MNAPNIEQVKAFLLTLQDEICQQLELADGAGQFQEDSWTRPGGGGGRSRVLRQGAVFEQAGVNFSHVHGDQMPASATAHRPELAGRSFEALGVSLVIHPENPYIPTSHANVRFFIAEKPGADPVWWFGGGFDLTPFYGFEEDAIHWHQTAADLCRPFGAEVYPRYKKWCDDYFFLKHRGEQRGIGGLFFDDLNTPDFERCFAFTRAVGQGFLDGYLPIVQRRKGIPWGERERQFQLYRRGRYVEFNLVWDRGTLFGLQTGGRTESILMSMPPLVRWEYDYQPEPGSPEAALYTDFLPVKAWLQN
- a CDS encoding DUF2919 domain-containing protein, encoding MTPFLPDDYDHKGQLRLPLAFWLILLLQARTWVLFVMAGASRQQGSDLLALFYPDSDTFWLGLGLGVPAALGLLLTGYRQRWPRLWHAWRWVLCASLLLSLALTLWQSGQEGDFSTPALWLPALFDLLALCWLLFSARLKACFDRELNRAE